The uncultured Fretibacterium sp. genome includes a window with the following:
- the rpsG gene encoding 30S ribosomal protein S7: MPRKGHVRKRETVPDTRFGNPAVAKFISSLMKGGKKSVAERILYTALDNAAEKLGTEPFEVFEKAMSNVAPQIEVRPRRVGGATYQVPVEVPPERGQLLSIRWIISYARSKKGMPMAERLMRELMDAYKNEGSSIKKREDTHRMAEANRAFAHYRW; this comes from the coding sequence ATGCCTCGTAAGGGTCATGTGAGGAAGCGGGAGACCGTTCCGGATACCCGGTTCGGAAACCCGGCGGTCGCCAAGTTCATCAGCAGCCTGATGAAGGGCGGAAAGAAGAGCGTCGCCGAGAGGATTCTGTACACGGCGCTGGACAACGCGGCGGAGAAGCTCGGGACGGAGCCGTTCGAGGTCTTCGAGAAGGCGATGAGCAACGTGGCGCCCCAGATCGAGGTGCGTCCGCGCCGGGTGGGCGGGGCCACCTATCAGGTCCCCGTCGAGGTTCCCCCGGAGAGGGGGCAGCTGCTCTCCATTCGTTGGATCATCTCCTATGCCCGCTCCAAGAAGGGGATGCCGATGGCAGAGCGTCTGATGCGCGAGCTGATGGATGCCTACAAGAACGAGGGCAGCTCCATCAAGAAGCGTGAGGACACGCACAGGATGGCGGAGGCCAATCGCGCGTTCGCTCACTATCGCTGGTAA
- the rpsL gene encoding 30S ribosomal protein S12, which yields MPTINQLVRFGREEKRTKSDSPALQGNPARRGVCTRVYTVTPKKPNSALRKVARVRLTNGIEVTTYIPGIGHNLQEHSVVLVRGGRVKDLPGVRYHIVRGTLDCGGVENRKRSRSKYGARKPKAS from the coding sequence GTGCCAACCATCAACCAGCTTGTGCGTTTCGGCCGCGAGGAGAAGCGAACCAAGAGCGACTCCCCGGCCCTGCAGGGGAACCCTGCCCGCAGGGGGGTCTGCACCCGAGTTTATACGGTGACCCCCAAGAAGCCGAACTCGGCCCTTCGTAAGGTCGCCCGCGTGCGCCTGACCAACGGCATCGAGGTTACGACCTACATCCCGGGCATCGGCCATAACCTGCAGGAGCACTCCGTGGTGCTCGTCCGCGGGGGGCGCGTCAAGGACCTTCCCGGCGTTCGGTATCATATCGTCCGCGGCACGCTCGACTGCGGCGGAGTCGAAAACCGGAAGCGCAGCCGCTCCAAGTACGGTGCGCGTAAGCCGAAGGCCAGTTAG
- a CDS encoding 50S ribosomal protein L7ae gives MPLSELAAAERVVGEKEVRRALAKGLLRKVFVALDAESGRGESLLADAGAAGVEVEQVESRLILGRACAIDRSAAAAGLLKR, from the coding sequence GTGCCTTTAAGCGAACTTGCGGCGGCGGAGCGGGTTGTCGGGGAGAAAGAAGTGCGGCGGGCCCTCGCTAAGGGGTTGCTGCGCAAGGTTTTTGTCGCCCTAGACGCGGAGTCCGGGAGGGGGGAGTCCCTTCTGGCGGATGCCGGGGCCGCCGGGGTCGAGGTGGAACAAGTCGAGTCCCGGCTGATTTTGGGCCGGGCCTGTGCCATAGACAGATCAGCCGCTGCGGCGGGGTTGCTGAAGCGCTGA
- the rlmN gene encoding 23S rRNA (adenine(2503)-C(2))-methyltransferase RlmN has product MREHEGNREGMGGDDALSLPYEEWRGRMAEWGEPGFRADQICGWIYGRKVFNYHEMSNLSKSLRERLSGSLLMPLPVLIREQASRDGTRKYLWQMTDGERVESVLLNHGGHTTACISSQVGCPLACTFCATGSLGFTRNLTPGEILGQFLMMERRRLDAGAEQGINNIVFMGMGEPLLNADSVFGSIRMLNHPKMRGLGARHITISTSGVAQGIVDLADFEIPIRLSVSLHAPNDALRSRLMPINRSYSLSRLVEALHIYRRRTGERVTIEYALIDGVNDDPQLAYEMAALLDGLEPYVNLIPFNPIPMKPELHRSPEPRVKAFCAALSELRIEFEVRRERGADIMAACGQLAGSLPGPAK; this is encoded by the coding sequence ATGAGGGAGCACGAAGGCAACAGGGAGGGGATGGGGGGCGACGACGCCCTCTCCCTCCCCTACGAGGAGTGGCGGGGGCGGATGGCGGAATGGGGGGAACCGGGGTTCCGAGCCGACCAGATCTGTGGCTGGATCTATGGCCGGAAGGTCTTCAACTATCATGAGATGAGCAACCTTTCGAAGTCCCTGCGGGAGCGTCTGAGCGGTTCCCTTCTCATGCCTCTGCCCGTACTGATCCGGGAGCAGGCGTCCCGGGACGGGACCCGGAAGTACCTGTGGCAGATGACGGACGGAGAGCGGGTGGAGTCCGTCCTGCTGAATCATGGAGGCCACACGACGGCCTGCATCTCGAGCCAGGTGGGCTGTCCGCTCGCCTGCACGTTCTGCGCCACGGGCTCCCTGGGCTTTACCCGGAACCTGACGCCGGGCGAGATCCTGGGGCAGTTCCTCATGATGGAGCGGCGTCGTCTGGACGCCGGCGCCGAGCAGGGGATCAACAACATCGTCTTCATGGGGATGGGCGAGCCCCTGCTGAACGCCGACAGCGTCTTCGGGAGCATCCGCATGCTGAACCATCCCAAGATGCGAGGGCTGGGGGCGCGGCACATCACGATATCGACCTCGGGCGTCGCCCAGGGTATCGTCGACCTGGCGGACTTCGAGATCCCCATAAGGCTCTCCGTGTCCCTGCACGCCCCGAACGACGCGCTGCGCTCGCGCCTGATGCCGATCAACCGGAGCTACTCCTTGTCGAGGCTTGTCGAGGCTCTTCACATCTATAGAAGGAGGACGGGGGAGAGGGTGACGATAGAGTACGCTCTGATCGATGGGGTCAACGACGACCCGCAGCTCGCCTACGAGATGGCGGCGCTGCTCGACGGCCTGGAGCCCTACGTCAACCTGATCCCGTTCAACCCCATCCCGATGAAGCCGGAGCTGCATCGATCCCCTGAGCCGAGGGTCAAGGCGTTCTGCGCGGCCCTGTCCGAACTGAGGATCGAGTTCGAGGTGCGGCGGGAACGCGGGGCGGACATCATGGCGGCCTGCGGGCAGCTTGCGGGAAGCCTGCCCGGCCCGGCGAAGTGA